The Alistipes finegoldii DSM 17242 DNA segment ACCGCCGCAAGATAGCCCGCGCGGCCGCCGTCATCGACTCGATGCGCATGCCGCTCGTCGCGCTGTGGAGCGTCGAAAACGAAGCGGTCGTGCGCGACATCGCGGCGGCCTGCCGGGGCGACTACAGCTACCTGCACTGCACGCTTAACTCGCTCGACGGCATGGATTTCGCACTGCTCTACTACGGCGACCTCTTCGATCCCCACTACGAGGAGCCGGGACGCCGCTATCTCTACATCGAAGGCACCCTGCGCTTCCCCGCCCCGCGCACCCGCCGCACAACCGGCCGCCCGGTCCGCCCGTCGCGCACCGACACCGTGGGACTGGTGTTGTGCAGCGACACGCGCATGGCCGAATGGGTCGTCCGCGACCTGCGCGAAGAACGCCCCGGCGTGAAGCTGATCGTTCTGGGGCGCACCGCCTCGCTCGACGCGGCGGCATACGGACTGCGCGACGCCCTCGAACGTCCGGCCCGGCTGGGCCGGGGCAACGTCCGCCGCCGCGGAGGCTGGCTCATGCGCGACCGCATTCTGGCCGACACCGCGCTGATATGTTCGGGCGGCGACGTTTTCGCCCGCCGCTATCTGCTTGATCCCAAGACGGGTAACCCGCTGCCGACCTACGAGAGACGGCGTTACCGGGGCGGCTTCGGCTACGCCCTGCCGGTATTCGTTTACTTGGAGTAGAATTTTTTGGAATTTCAGAAAAGTTTTCCTATATTCGCATTCCCAACGGCAAATAGGATTCTTCGACGAGGCGGTAACAGCGATGTCACCGCAATTTTCGTCTGTAGGGGAAGAGATTAGCTAAAAATTTTTATAAATTTACATATCATTAAATTAACCAAGAAAAAAAATTATGGCAGACGTAAAACGAGTCTATACCTTCGGCAACAAGGAAGCCGAAGGCAACGGCAAAATGCGTGAACTGCTCGGCGGCAAAGGTGCCAACCTTGCGGAGATGAACCTCATCGGCATTCCCGTTCCTCCGGGATTCACCATCACCACCGAAGTATGTGCGGAATATTATGCCCACGGCAAGGAGGCGGTCATCAAGATGCTCCGTCCCGAAGTCGAGCGGGCGATGCAGAATATCGAGAAACTGACCGGCATGAAGTTCGGCGACAAGGAGATGCCGCTGCTGGTTTCGGTCCGTTCGGGCGCACGCGCCTCGATGCCCGGCATGATGGACACGATCCTCAATCTGGGTATGAACGATCAGGCCGTGGAGGCTGTCGCCAAGCGCACGGGCAACCCCCGCTTCGCATGGGACTCGTACCGCCGTTTCGTACAGATGTACGGCGACGTGGTGCTGGGCATGAAGCCCGAATCGAAAGAGGACCACGACCCGTTCGAGGTCATCATCGAGGAGCAGAAGGAGAAGCGCGGCGTCAAGAACGACACCGACCTGACGACCGACGACCTGAAGGAGCTGGTGCAGAACTTCAAGGCCGCCGTCAAGAAGCAGACCGGCGAGGATTTCCCGGCATGCCCTTGGGATCAGCTCTGGGGAGCCGTATGCGCCGTGTTCGGCTCGTGGATGAACGAGCGCGCCATCCTCTACCGCAAGCTCAACAACATCCCCGCAGAGTGGGGAACGGCCGTTACCGTGCAGGCCATGGTATTCGGCAACATGGGCGCCAACTCGGCGACGGGCGTAGCCTTCTCGCGCGACGCCGCGACGGGTGAAAACCTCTTCAACGGCGAGTACCTGATCAACGCGCAGGGCGAGGACGTCGTGGCCGGCATCCGCACCCCGCAGCAGATCACCATCGAAGGCTCGAAGCGCTGGGCCGTGGCCCAGAATGTCTCCGAGGAGGAGCGCCGCACGAAATACCCTTCGCTCGAAGAGGTCATGCCGACGGTTTACAAGGAGCTGGACGAGATTCAGCGCCACTTGGAGCAGTACTTCAAGGACATGCAGGACATCGAGTTCACGATTCAGGACGGCAAGTTGTGGATGCTCCAGTGCCGCAACGGCAAGCGCACCGGCGCCGCCATGGTCAAGATCGCGATGGACATGCTCCGCGAAGGTCTGATCGACGAGCGCACCGCCGTGCTGCGCTGCGAGCCGGCCAAACTCGACGAGCTGCTGCACCCCGTATTCGACAAGAAGGCCATCGCCAATGCGCAGGTCATCACCAAGGGTCTGCCCGCATCGCCGGGAGCCGCTACGGGTCCGGTGGTGTTCTTCGCCGAGGACGCCGAGAAGATCCTCGCAGAGTCGGGCCAGAAAGCGATCCTCGTCCGCATCGAGACTTCGCCTGAGGACCTCAAGGGCATGCTTGACGCGGCAGGTATCCTGACCGCACGCGGCGGCATGACGTCGCACGCGGCCGTCGTCGCACGCGGCATGGGCAAATGCTGCGTATCGGGCGCCGGCGAGCTGGAGATCGACTATAAAACCCGCACGATCCGCGTGAACGGCTTCACCGTGAAGGAGGGCGACTGGATTTCGCTCAACGGCTCGACGGGAGAGGTTTATCTGGGTCAGGTAGCCACGATGGCCGCCGACCTGAGCGGCGATTTCGGCCAGCTGATGGAGCTTGCGGGCAAATACGCCGTGCTGAAGGTTCGCGCCAACGCCGACACCCCCAAGGACGCCCTGCAGGCATTCGCATTCGGCGCCGAGGGTATCGGCCTCTGCCGCACGGAGCACATGTTCTTCGAAGGCGACCGCATCAAGGCCATCCGCGAGATGATTCTGGCCGACGACGAAGCCGGACGCCGCGTGGCGCTGGCCAAGCTGCTGCCGATCCAGCGCGGCGACTTCGAGGGTCTGTTCAAGGCCATGAACGGCTTCCCCGTGACCGTACGTCTTCTCGACCCGCCCCTGCACGAGTTCGTGCCGCACGACGAGAAGGGACAGCAGGAGATGGCCAAGGAGATGAACGTACCCCTCCAGAAGATCGTCGCCAAAGTCGAGTCGCTGGCCGAGTTCAACCCGATGCTGGGACACCGCGGCTGTCGTCTGGGCAACACCTACCCCGAAATCACCGAGATGCAGGCGCGCGCCATCATCGAGGCCGCCATGAACGTCAAGGCGCAGGGCATTCCGGTACACGTCGAGATCATGGTTCCGCTCGTAGGCAACCACAAGGAGCTGCGCTACCAGAAAGGCATCATCGACGCGACGGCCGAGCAGGTGTTCTCCGAGCGTAACGACAAGATCGACTACATGGTCGGCACGATGATCGAGGTTCCGCGCGCCGCCGTGACGGCCAACCAGATCGCCGAGGTCGCCGAGTTCTTCTCGTTCGGCACCAACGACCTGACGCAGATGACGCTGGGCTTCTCGCGCGACGACATCGGCAAGTTCCTGCCCGTTTACCTCGAAAAGGGCATCCTCAAGAACGACCCGTTCCAGATCCTCGACCGCAACGGCGTGGGCCAGCTGATCCGCGAAGCCGTTTTCAAGGGCCGTTCGACCCGCGAAAAACTCAAATGCGGCATCTGCGGCGAACACGGCGGCGAACCTTCGTCGGTCGAGTTCTGCCACTACGCAGGGCTGAACTACGTGAGCTGCTCGCCGTTCCGCGTGCCCATCGCACGTCTGGCGGCCGCACACGCCGCGCTCAACGAGAAGTAGCGTTCCTCCGGTTACGGCCGAAATATCCGAAAACGAAAGCCTGCGGCACGAAAGCCGCAGGCTTTCGTTTTCAGCGAAAAAAAAGTCCGGTTCGTTGAATATGTTTGGCGAAAGCGGATAAGTTTTGTATATTTGCTATCGGCAAACAGTATAACACGCAACTTTTTTGTTGAATTAAAATAACAGAACATGAAGAAGATGTTTTTTGCGGCAATCGTCGCATTATTCGCAGTGACAACCGTATCAGCACAAACTCCGGGCAATTGGGCCGTAGGACCCAAAATCGGCATATATACGAACGCAGGCGCCGAGGGTGCTATTTTTGGTATCGGCGCAACCGGATTTTACAGTTTTACGGATAATTGGCGAGTAGCTCCAAGCATTGTCGCCCTATGCAAAACAGGCTGTTCGGTAGACATCAGCGCCGACGTGCAGTATCTCTTCAATATCGCCCCGGACTGGCATATCTATCCACAGGCGGGTCTGAGCGCCAACGATCTCTTCGGCTGGTCGTGCGGCATCAATCTGGGCGGCGGCGCCGACTTCTCGGTAGCCCGCAACTGGGACCTTTCGGCAGGCTTCAAATGGATGATTCAGACTGCTAAAGATTATATTCCCGGATACGTTAAACGCAGAAATCCAATCGTTATCAATATCGGCGCAACCTACAAGTTCTAATCCGGCGCAACCCGGAAAACGATATCCCGGAGACCTCGACGAGGTCTCCGGGATTTTTCATGTCCGGCCGCGAACGCCCCGCACCCCACTGCCGCCCGCCACGAAAGCCAACGCGCAACGAAGTGCGGCGAGCAACAACGAGCGACGGTGACTGCTGCGACGGCAGTAAAGACAGCAACGGAGACAGCGAAGACAGCAACGGAGACAGCAGCGGAAACGACGAGCTACAGCGGCGGAGAGCCGTACATTTTTCAACACCCGGCCAAAAGCCCCCGCAAGCAAAACAGAACGCACGGCCCGTCCGCCGTAAAATACAGCAAATCGGCCGGATTCCGCGACCTGAAAACCCTTCCGGAGAGCTTCGCAGCCCTCCGGTGCGGGACGGTTTTTCACCTCCGGTCGCGCACAAATTCCGGCGGCAACCGATCGCGGCACGAGTGTTGCACGCCGTTAAGGCAATGGAACAAAGGCGGTTCGGGAAGCTTTCCGAATCCGGAGATATGAATTAAATGACTGACAACCACTTATTAATACATAAAATTTAACTGAAAATTATGAAAAAAATTCTTCTCATCTCGGTTGCGGCATTGTTTGCTTGGGCAGCGTCCGCTCAGGACAACACCTACCGCAACACTCAGACCAACAACTACCGCAATGCGGCTCAGACAAACAACTACCGCAACGCGGCTCAGACCTACAACAACAATGCGGCTCAGGCCGGCAATTACCGCGGCACGCCCTCCGATTACCGCAGTGCGGTGGGTCCGCGTGTCAATTTCTACACCAACACGGACGACGCCTCGGTCGGTATCGGCGCCTACTACCGCTACAGCTTCAATTCGCACTGGCGCATCGAGCCGTCGATCTATGTACTGACGGAAAAAGACAGCTCCGTAGACATCAACTTCGACGCACACTACGTATTCCAGATCGCCGACTGGTGGGGCGTATTCCCGCAGGTAGGTATCGTGGCCAATGACATCAAGGACTGGGCGGTCGGCATGAGTGTCGGCGCAGGTTTCGACTTCAACGTCGCCCACCGCTGGAACATCTCCGCAGGTCTCAAGTACGAGCCTATGTTTGACAGCGACCGTTCGAACCCGTTGGTGGTATACGTCGGCGCCGCGTACAGATTCTGACAAACGCACCTGCATAACACATGCAAAAAGCGGATCCCGATGTGAAGTGCACCCCAAATATTGGACGGATTAGTATTTGTTTAGATGGCATGAGTTCGGTATTGTACCGGGCTCATGTTGTTTAAGTATTTCTTTATCCGCTTGTTATTGTAGTAGTCGATATATTCTTCCAATTCTTTTCGGAAATGGTCTATGGATGAGAATTTTTGCAAATATAATAATTCGGACTTCAATAATCCAAAGAAACTTTCCATAGCAGCGTTATCCAGACAGTTACCCTTGCGCGACATGCTCTGTGTAATACCTTTCTGTCTTAAACGGAGCTGATACTGCTTCATCTGATACTGCCAGCCCTGGTCGGAATGCAAGACAATACCCGGAGAATCCGGTATTCTGGCAAACGCATCGTCCAGCATCTTCATGATCTGCATAAAGTTAGGGCGTTCAGCTATTTTATAGCTAATAATCTCCCGGTTATATAAGTCCATAATCGGCGATAGATATAACTTTACGCCGCAAACCGAAAATTCCGTAAGGTCAGTAACCCACTTCTGATTCGGTTTTTCGGCTGCAAAGTCGCGTTGCAGAAGATTGGGCGCTATCCGTCCGATCTGTCCTTTGTATGAACAGTATTTACGGAGCCTGACCTGACTT contains these protein-coding regions:
- the ppdK gene encoding pyruvate, phosphate dikinase, with protein sequence MADVKRVYTFGNKEAEGNGKMRELLGGKGANLAEMNLIGIPVPPGFTITTEVCAEYYAHGKEAVIKMLRPEVERAMQNIEKLTGMKFGDKEMPLLVSVRSGARASMPGMMDTILNLGMNDQAVEAVAKRTGNPRFAWDSYRRFVQMYGDVVLGMKPESKEDHDPFEVIIEEQKEKRGVKNDTDLTTDDLKELVQNFKAAVKKQTGEDFPACPWDQLWGAVCAVFGSWMNERAILYRKLNNIPAEWGTAVTVQAMVFGNMGANSATGVAFSRDAATGENLFNGEYLINAQGEDVVAGIRTPQQITIEGSKRWAVAQNVSEEERRTKYPSLEEVMPTVYKELDEIQRHLEQYFKDMQDIEFTIQDGKLWMLQCRNGKRTGAAMVKIAMDMLREGLIDERTAVLRCEPAKLDELLHPVFDKKAIANAQVITKGLPASPGAATGPVVFFAEDAEKILAESGQKAILVRIETSPEDLKGMLDAAGILTARGGMTSHAAVVARGMGKCCVSGAGELEIDYKTRTIRVNGFTVKEGDWISLNGSTGEVYLGQVATMAADLSGDFGQLMELAGKYAVLKVRANADTPKDALQAFAFGAEGIGLCRTEHMFFEGDRIKAIREMILADDEAGRRVALAKLLPIQRGDFEGLFKAMNGFPVTVRLLDPPLHEFVPHDEKGQQEMAKEMNVPLQKIVAKVESLAEFNPMLGHRGCRLGNTYPEITEMQARAIIEAAMNVKAQGIPVHVEIMVPLVGNHKELRYQKGIIDATAEQVFSERNDKIDYMVGTMIEVPRAAVTANQIAEVAEFFSFGTNDLTQMTLGFSRDDIGKFLPVYLEKGILKNDPFQILDRNGVGQLIREAVFKGRSTREKLKCGICGEHGGEPSSVEFCHYAGLNYVSCSPFRVPIARLAAAHAALNEK
- a CDS encoding outer membrane beta-barrel protein → MKKMFFAAIVALFAVTTVSAQTPGNWAVGPKIGIYTNAGAEGAIFGIGATGFYSFTDNWRVAPSIVALCKTGCSVDISADVQYLFNIAPDWHIYPQAGLSANDLFGWSCGINLGGGADFSVARNWDLSAGFKWMIQTAKDYIPGYVKRRNPIVINIGATYKF
- a CDS encoding outer membrane beta-barrel protein — encoded protein: MKKILLISVAALFAWAASAQDNTYRNTQTNNYRNAAQTNNYRNAAQTYNNNAAQAGNYRGTPSDYRSAVGPRVNFYTNTDDASVGIGAYYRYSFNSHWRIEPSIYVLTEKDSSVDINFDAHYVFQIADWWGVFPQVGIVANDIKDWAVGMSVGAGFDFNVAHRWNISAGLKYEPMFDSDRSNPLVVYVGAAYRF
- a CDS encoding IS3 family transposase; amino-acid sequence: MAGLSRGAHCPRERERAQAIEGLRPQCRLSVLLKAAGMARSTFYYHFRKSKQPDKYAREKESIIRLYHEHKGRYGYRRITVEMNKIGYAINHKTVLKLMNICGIKSQVRLRKYCSYKGQIGRIAPNLLQRDFAAEKPNQKWVTDLTEFSVCGVKLYLSPIMDLYNREIISYKIAERPNFMQIMKMLDDAFARIPDSPGIVLHSDQGWQYQMKQYQLRLRQKGITQSMSRKGNCLDNAAMESFFGLLKSELLYLQKFSSIDHFRKELEEYIDYYNNKRIKKYLNNMSPVQYRTHAI